One part of the Haliotis asinina isolate JCU_RB_2024 chromosome 2, JCU_Hal_asi_v2, whole genome shotgun sequence genome encodes these proteins:
- the LOC137274683 gene encoding uncharacterized protein, whose protein sequence is MPLLRRFLCWDLRTATVIGYITTTVTAIFALLLRSLDLAAIADPNFEISQGFHTPWRSHQSEAFLASDIIVLVFHLAIILFSVYMSVLVSNRHFVMYMNETRYYLYTIITYVFVEFCFSVFEFSYYGLNTFRLSFVVFLWLYWLIKTCIYICFSCVLYSRYEQMADEMAMELRFSEKKYSHSYA, encoded by the exons ATGCCCCTGCTCCGAAGATTTTTGTGTTGGGATCTTCGAACAGCGACTGTAATCGGATACATTACTACCACG GTAACGGCCATATTTGCATTGCTTTTGAGGTCTTTGGATCTTGCTGCCATTGCAGATCCAAATTTCGAGATAAGCCAGGGTTTCCATACACCATGGAGATCTCATCAGTCGGAGG CCTTCCTGGCCAGTGATATTATCGTGCTCGTGTTCCACCTTGCAATAATCCTCTTCTCTGTCTACATGTCGGTGCTGGTCTCAAACCGG CACTTTGTGATGTACATGAATGAGACCAGATACTACctgtacaccatcatcacatacgTTTTTGTTGAATTCTGCTTCTCCGTCTTCGAGTTCTCCTACTATGGACTAAACACCTTT AGACTTTCCTTCGTGGTGTTCCTGTGGCTGTACTGGCTCATCAAGACCTGCATCTAC ataTGTTTCTCGTGTGTGCTGTACTCGAGATACGAGCAGATGGCTGATGAGATGGCCATGGAACTGCGTTTCTCTGAGAAGAAGTACAGTCACTCCTATGCATAA